DNA sequence from the Bacteroidota bacterium genome:
GTGAACACGTCTCGGTGGAAGACCTCCGCAAGTATTACCACCAGATTTGTTATACCACGGGCACCCAGACCGACCGCAACCTGGGCATCCCGGGCGAAGGCCTGAACCGTAGCCATTCCGCTACAGAATTTGTTGCCTGGTACAACGGCCATCCTGAATACAAACACCTTTCGTTTGATCTTTCACAGGAAAGCGTTGCTGTGATCGGTGTGGGCAATGTAGCAGTAGACGTTGCGCGGATTCTGTGCCGTACAGCTGACGAACTGGCAAAAACTGATATTGCAGACTACGCATTAGAAGTGCTGAGCAACAGCAACGTGAAAGAAGTGCACATGCTTGGCCGGCGCGGGCCGGCACAGGCTGCGTTTACCAATCCGGAAGTAAAAGAGCTTGGCGAAATGGAAGACGCCGACGCGTTTGTCCTGCCAGAAGAAGCCGCACTGGACCCGCTAAGCCAGGCCAACCTGGAAGCCAGTCCGGATCGTAAAATATCACGCAAGCTTGAAATCATGCAGGGCATGACCAGCACACCTGTGTCTGGAAAATCAAAAAAGCTGGTTATCCGCTTCCTGGTTTCTCCAACAGAAATTATTGATGATGGGACGGGGAGTGTTGGCGGCATGAAGCTCGTCAAAAATGAGCTCTACCTGAACGACAAAGGCGTCTTACGGCCGCGGTCAACCGAGACCACAGAAATACTCAACGCCGGCCTCGTTTTCCGCTCTGTTGGATACCGTGGCCTGCCCCTGCCGGGTGTGCCTTTCAACAGCGACTGGAATCTGATCCTCAACGAGCAGGGCCGCGTGTTGCGCGAAGATACCCGGGCACCCCAAACCGGCGAATACACCGCCGGCTGGATCAAACGTGGCCCAAGCGGGGTGAT
Encoded proteins:
- a CDS encoding FAD-dependent oxidoreductase, which produces MAKLGSAASPLRVAIIGAGPAGFYAAAHLLKQSEHTIHVDLFDKLPTPFGLVRGGVAPDHQKIKSVTRQYDKTASHENFRFFGNVTLGEHVSVEDLRKYYHQICYTTGTQTDRNLGIPGEGLNRSHSATEFVAWYNGHPEYKHLSFDLSQESVAVIGVGNVAVDVARILCRTADELAKTDIADYALEVLSNSNVKEVHMLGRRGPAQAAFTNPEVKELGEMEDADAFVLPEEAALDPLSQANLEASPDRKISRKLEIMQGMTSTPVSGKSKKLVIRFLVSPTEIIDDGTGSVGGMKLVKNELYLNDKGVLRPRSTETTEILNAGLVFRSVGYRGLPLPGVPFNSDWNLILNEQGRVLREDTRAPQTGEYTAGWIKRGPSGVIGTNKADAVETANCMLEDYMAGKTLEPAHTNPEAIVNLLKERQPDYFSYAEWQQLDALETSNGVALGRPRLKFTDIPSMVAAVK